A DNA window from Hevea brasiliensis isolate MT/VB/25A 57/8 unplaced genomic scaffold, ASM3005281v1 Scaf7, whole genome shotgun sequence contains the following coding sequences:
- the LOC110633494 gene encoding uncharacterized protein LOC110633494 isoform X2, whose protein sequence is MACFFKERMNFAVELRLKTPGDGILAPMKVKEADYAVRRRRALKRVDKELSKSDFKRALSLVKQLQGKPFGLRGFGAAKQVPRSRLVLNQLVFNGIDLSPLGPLVDSVMDSIDKSLHFLLPDGERRGSSCEEDHFLCLQHEAGHFLVGYLLGALPKRYTVPSVEELRDGNFEGGKVEFLGFEFLREVGAAQMLRKNIINEESSCSGNRGKISSKTLNNFSCIILGGLVVEHLVFGDSEGHYSDVDKLDKALKWLGFSNSEANFQVRWAALNTVFVLCRHHKARLKLVEAMAQRQSVGFCIDAIENAIDGRQI, encoded by the exons ATGGCATGTTTTTTTAAGGAAAGAATGAACTTTGCGGTGGAGCTCCGACTAAAAACTCCCGGGGACGGGATTCTAGCCCCAATGAAAGTGAAGGAAGCCGATTATGCCGTCCGACGTCGTCGGGCTCTGAAAAGAGTGGACAAAGAGTTGTCGAAATCCGATTTCAAGAGAGCTCTCTCCCTTGTCAAACAATTGCAAGGCAAACCCTTTGGCCTCCGTGGCTTTGGCGCAGCCAAACAG GTACCCAGAAGTCGCCTGGTGTTGAATCAATTAGTATTCAATGGGATAGATTTATCACCCCTTGGTCCATTGGTTGATTCGGTTATGGATTCAATAGATAAATCTCTTCATTTCCTTTTACCGGATGGTGAACGCAGAGGTTCTAGCTGTGAAGAAGATCATTTCCTGTGTCTGCAA CATGAAGCTGGTCATTTTCTGGTTGGCTACTTGCTTGGGGCTCTCCCAAAAAGATATACAGTACCATCTGTTGAAGAACTGAGAGATGGCAATTTCGAGGGAGGGAAAGTAGAGTTTCTGGGATTTGAGTTTCTCAGAGAA GTTGGTGCTGCCCAGATGCTTAggaaaaatattataaatgaaGAATCATCCTGTTCG GGCAATAGAGGCAAAATTTCATCCAAG ACTTTAAACAACTTTTCTTGCATAATATTAGGAGGCTTGGTGGTGGAGCACCTAGTATTTGGGGATTCTGAAGGTCATTATTCTGATGTTGACAAG TTGGACAAAGCACTTAAATGGTTGGGTTTCTCCAACAGCGAAGCAAACTTTCAAGTGAGATGGGCTGCACTAAACACTGTCTTTGTATTGTGTCGTCATCATAAAGCTAGATTGAAACTGGTAGAAGCCATGGCACAGCGGCAATCAGTTGGCTTCTGTATCGACGCAATTGAGAATGCTATCGATGGAAGACAAATATAA
- the LOC110633494 gene encoding uncharacterized protein LOC110633494 isoform X1, translated as MACFFKERMNFAVELRLKTPGDGILAPMKVKEADYAVRRRRALKRVDKELSKSDFKRALSLVKQLQGKPFGLRGFGAAKQVPRSRLVLNQLVFNGIDLSPLGPLVDSVMDSIDKSLHFLLPDGERRGSSCEEDHFLCLQHEAGHFLVGYLLGALPKRYTVPSVEELRDGNFEGGKVEFLGFEFLREVGAAQMLRKNIINEESSCSGNRGKISSKTLNNFSCIILGGLVVEHLVFGDSEGHYSDVDKEQLDKALKWLGFSNSEANFQVRWAALNTVFVLCRHHKARLKLVEAMAQRQSVGFCIDAIENAIDGRQI; from the exons ATGGCATGTTTTTTTAAGGAAAGAATGAACTTTGCGGTGGAGCTCCGACTAAAAACTCCCGGGGACGGGATTCTAGCCCCAATGAAAGTGAAGGAAGCCGATTATGCCGTCCGACGTCGTCGGGCTCTGAAAAGAGTGGACAAAGAGTTGTCGAAATCCGATTTCAAGAGAGCTCTCTCCCTTGTCAAACAATTGCAAGGCAAACCCTTTGGCCTCCGTGGCTTTGGCGCAGCCAAACAG GTACCCAGAAGTCGCCTGGTGTTGAATCAATTAGTATTCAATGGGATAGATTTATCACCCCTTGGTCCATTGGTTGATTCGGTTATGGATTCAATAGATAAATCTCTTCATTTCCTTTTACCGGATGGTGAACGCAGAGGTTCTAGCTGTGAAGAAGATCATTTCCTGTGTCTGCAA CATGAAGCTGGTCATTTTCTGGTTGGCTACTTGCTTGGGGCTCTCCCAAAAAGATATACAGTACCATCTGTTGAAGAACTGAGAGATGGCAATTTCGAGGGAGGGAAAGTAGAGTTTCTGGGATTTGAGTTTCTCAGAGAA GTTGGTGCTGCCCAGATGCTTAggaaaaatattataaatgaaGAATCATCCTGTTCG GGCAATAGAGGCAAAATTTCATCCAAG ACTTTAAACAACTTTTCTTGCATAATATTAGGAGGCTTGGTGGTGGAGCACCTAGTATTTGGGGATTCTGAAGGTCATTATTCTGATGTTGACAAG GAACAGTTGGACAAAGCACTTAAATGGTTGGGTTTCTCCAACAGCGAAGCAAACTTTCAAGTGAGATGGGCTGCACTAAACACTGTCTTTGTATTGTGTCGTCATCATAAAGCTAGATTGAAACTGGTAGAAGCCATGGCACAGCGGCAATCAGTTGGCTTCTGTATCGACGCAATTGAGAATGCTATCGATGGAAGACAAATATAA
- the LOC110633494 gene encoding uncharacterized protein LOC110633494 isoform X3 — MACFFKERMNFAVELRLKTPGDGILAPMKVKEADYAVRRRRALKRVDKELSKSDFKRALSLVKQLQGKPFGLRGFGAAKQVPRSRLVLNQLVFNGIDLSPLGPLVDSVMDSIDKSLHFLLPDGERRGSSCEEDHFLCLQVGAAQMLRKNIINEESSCSGNRGKISSKTLNNFSCIILGGLVVEHLVFGDSEGHYSDVDKEQLDKALKWLGFSNSEANFQVRWAALNTVFVLCRHHKARLKLVEAMAQRQSVGFCIDAIENAIDGRQI, encoded by the exons ATGGCATGTTTTTTTAAGGAAAGAATGAACTTTGCGGTGGAGCTCCGACTAAAAACTCCCGGGGACGGGATTCTAGCCCCAATGAAAGTGAAGGAAGCCGATTATGCCGTCCGACGTCGTCGGGCTCTGAAAAGAGTGGACAAAGAGTTGTCGAAATCCGATTTCAAGAGAGCTCTCTCCCTTGTCAAACAATTGCAAGGCAAACCCTTTGGCCTCCGTGGCTTTGGCGCAGCCAAACAG GTACCCAGAAGTCGCCTGGTGTTGAATCAATTAGTATTCAATGGGATAGATTTATCACCCCTTGGTCCATTGGTTGATTCGGTTATGGATTCAATAGATAAATCTCTTCATTTCCTTTTACCGGATGGTGAACGCAGAGGTTCTAGCTGTGAAGAAGATCATTTCCTGTGTCTGCAA GTTGGTGCTGCCCAGATGCTTAggaaaaatattataaatgaaGAATCATCCTGTTCG GGCAATAGAGGCAAAATTTCATCCAAG ACTTTAAACAACTTTTCTTGCATAATATTAGGAGGCTTGGTGGTGGAGCACCTAGTATTTGGGGATTCTGAAGGTCATTATTCTGATGTTGACAAG GAACAGTTGGACAAAGCACTTAAATGGTTGGGTTTCTCCAACAGCGAAGCAAACTTTCAAGTGAGATGGGCTGCACTAAACACTGTCTTTGTATTGTGTCGTCATCATAAAGCTAGATTGAAACTGGTAGAAGCCATGGCACAGCGGCAATCAGTTGGCTTCTGTATCGACGCAATTGAGAATGCTATCGATGGAAGACAAATATAA
- the LOC110633494 gene encoding uncharacterized protein LOC110633494 isoform X4, with the protein MACFFKERMNFAVELRLKTPGDGILAPMKVKEADYAVRRRRALKRVDKELSKSDFKRALSLVKQLQGKPFGLRGFGAAKQVPRSRLVLNQLVFNGIDLSPLGPLVDSVMDSIDKSLHFLLPDGERRGSSCEEDHFLCLQHEAGHFLVGYLLGALPKRYTVPSVEELRDGNFEGGKVEFLGFEFLREVGAAQMLRKNIINEESSCSGNRGKISSKAIGCVGMVFVIIECS; encoded by the exons ATGGCATGTTTTTTTAAGGAAAGAATGAACTTTGCGGTGGAGCTCCGACTAAAAACTCCCGGGGACGGGATTCTAGCCCCAATGAAAGTGAAGGAAGCCGATTATGCCGTCCGACGTCGTCGGGCTCTGAAAAGAGTGGACAAAGAGTTGTCGAAATCCGATTTCAAGAGAGCTCTCTCCCTTGTCAAACAATTGCAAGGCAAACCCTTTGGCCTCCGTGGCTTTGGCGCAGCCAAACAG GTACCCAGAAGTCGCCTGGTGTTGAATCAATTAGTATTCAATGGGATAGATTTATCACCCCTTGGTCCATTGGTTGATTCGGTTATGGATTCAATAGATAAATCTCTTCATTTCCTTTTACCGGATGGTGAACGCAGAGGTTCTAGCTGTGAAGAAGATCATTTCCTGTGTCTGCAA CATGAAGCTGGTCATTTTCTGGTTGGCTACTTGCTTGGGGCTCTCCCAAAAAGATATACAGTACCATCTGTTGAAGAACTGAGAGATGGCAATTTCGAGGGAGGGAAAGTAGAGTTTCTGGGATTTGAGTTTCTCAGAGAA GTTGGTGCTGCCCAGATGCTTAggaaaaatattataaatgaaGAATCATCCTGTTCG GGCAATAGAGGCAAAATTTCATCCAAG GCAATAGGTTGTGTTGGCATGGTTTTTGTGATTATTGAATGTTCCTAA